The DNA window TCCATAACGTGCGGCGGGCGTGACGGACGGCAACGGGCGCGTCCCGGCCAGGGCCTGAACTCATCAATGGTGGACGTCCGCTTTGGTGCGCATTCCAGCACTCAATTCGGATATCGCGTGCGGTCCGAAAAGTGTCACAAGCAGATTCATGCAGTGCAGCAATACGCTCTGTTATTCGATTACTTTGTCGGCGCTGGGGGTGCCGAAATGAGGAGCTGGATGGCCAAAAACGGGAATTAGACTCTCACCGGTACTCCGCTTAACCTGCGCCATCGCTCACGTAGCAACTGAGACAAGTCATTCGCGCGAGTTTTCGAGGAATCGCGCACCAAGTCAGCTGACCTCTCTATGGAGGAAGTGCCATTTCCAACGCTCGCACTCTTAAAAACTTAAAGAATATTTCGGGATCGATGATCAAGCGATCAATCAGACGGCGGATCGTTGCCATTGCTGTCGGGTTGGTCGTCCTGATGGTGGCGACGTCTGTCTTGTCGATGGTGATGGTTGGGCGGGTAGGCCATCTGCTCGATGAACTGACGGAAAGGTACGTTCCGGCAAACGTGCATTTAACGAGAGCCAATATCCTGTCGCTTGAACGGGCTCTCGCGCTTCGCCGTATGGTGATCGCAAAAATGCAGGAGCCGCCCGATGAGGCCGGATACAAGTTTCAAAAGCAGCTCTACGATGCGAAGGATGCCGAAGTCGACAGCGAGGCGCAAGCTGCGCGCAAGCTCATCAATGCGATCATCGACGACACCAGTACGCCCTCGGATAATGCGGCGCTGGCGCGCATCGACAGCCGGATCGACAGCTTGATGAGCGAATCCCGCCAGCATCTGGACCAGGAGTCCGAAGATCTGCTTTCAGAACTTGATGCGCGAGAATTCCCGGCAGTGAGACGCAGCCTTGCGCGGATCGACTCGCTCCGCGACCAGCTTAGCGAAAAAATCGACGCCGTTCGAACTGAGATGCTCAAGGTGAGCTATCGCGCCATCGCAACGATTAGATCGGAGCAGACTCAGGCGGTCTCGATCTCAGCGATCGTGACGCTGCTGGCCGCGATTGTCGGATTGATTTTCGCCAACCTCGTCAGCGGCGGCATCATTCGCTCCGTCCGGCAATTGTTGGAGGGTACGCGGGCAGTCGAGGCGGGCCAGCTCGACCAATCCATCGAGGTGACGACAGGCGATGAAATTGGACAATTGGCTGCCGCGTTCAACCGGATGGTCGTGCAATTGCGTGACAACCAGCGCGTCAGGGAGACTTTTGGCAAATATATCGATCCGCGTGTCGTGGAAGGGCTGATCGACCGCCCGACCTTAACCGCAGCCGAAGGTCAGCGCCGGGTCATGACGGTGCTGTTCTGCGACCTCAAAGGATTTACCAGCTTGAGCGAAGGCATGACGCCGCAGGGTCTGGTCAAGGTCATGAACCGTTATCTTTCAATCATGTCCGAGCCGATCCGGACCAACCGGGGGATCATCGACAAATATATCGGCGACGGCATTATGGCCTATTGGGGGCCGCCATTCGTTGACGAGGCTGATCATGCCCGCTTTGCCTGTCTCGCCGCCATGGAAATGATCGAGCGCATCGCGACGTTGCGTCAGGAAATTCCCGAATTGCTCGGTGTGCGCGGCACTCCCATGGAGAAATGTGACCTGAGGATCGGCGTTGCGACCGGCGAAGCGCTGGTCGGCAGCATCGGCTCTGATGTCATGATGAGCTATACCGTGATGGGCGACGTGGTGAATCTTGCCTCACGCCTGGAGGGCGTGAACAAGACCTATGGCACCCGCAATCTCGTCTCCGAGAGAACGATCGCCGCGGCGGGCGCAGCACTTGAGGTTCGAGAGATCGATCGGGTCGTCGTGGCGGGGCATACCCATTCGGAAATCATTTTTGAGATTCTTGGACGCAAGGGTGAGCTCGCGGCACAACAATTGCTGTCACGGGATAAATACCAGGACGGGCTGGCGGCCTACCGCGAGCAGCGATGGGACGAGGCGCTTCGTGCGCTTAACGAGTCACTTGGGGCGATACCTGACGACGGGCCGTCAATGGCTC is part of the Bradyrhizobium erythrophlei genome and encodes:
- a CDS encoding adenylate/guanylate cyclase domain-containing protein: MTLLAAIVGLIFANLVSGGIIRSVRQLLEGTRAVEAGQLDQSIEVTTGDEIGQLAAAFNRMVVQLRDNQRVRETFGKYIDPRVVEGLIDRPTLTAAEGQRRVMTVLFCDLKGFTSLSEGMTPQGLVKVMNRYLSIMSEPIRTNRGIIDKYIGDGIMAYWGPPFVDEADHARFACLAAMEMIERIATLRQEIPELLGVRGTPMEKCDLRIGVATGEALVGSIGSDVMMSYTVMGDVVNLASRLEGVNKTYGTRNLVSERTIAAAGAALEVREIDRVVVAGHTHSEIIFEILGRKGELAAQQLLSRDKYQDGLAAYREQRWDEALRALNESLGAIPDDGPSMALLKRVESVKANPPSRDWDGAWHIDK